One window of the Salvia splendens isolate huo1 chromosome 1, SspV2, whole genome shotgun sequence genome contains the following:
- the LOC121810471 gene encoding calmodulin-like protein 7: MEGAASSRCSSELSASLKKIGIFIPGDELAQMIARVDGCVDIVTRRRRLMCLMRTECEKMINKVDADGDGRVDFNEFKLMMNGGKFVALPN; the protein is encoded by the coding sequence ATGGAAGGCGCCGCGTCTTCCAGATGTTCAAGCGAGCTCAGCGCCTCCCTGAAGAAGATTGGAATCTTCATCCCGGGAGACGAGCTGGCTCAGATGATCGCCCGGGTGGACGGCTGCGTCGACATTGTAACGAGAAGGAGGCGTTTAATGTGTTTGATGAGAACGGAATGCGAGAAGATGATCAACAAGGTTGATGCGGATGGAGACGGAAGAGTGGACTTTAATGAGTTCAAGCTGATGATGAATGGAGGAAAATTCGTTGCATTGCCCAACTGA
- the LOC121803594 gene encoding kirola-like has protein sequence MGLHGKLVAAIESKAGGDVVHDFFRHTPHDVPTATQYVHGCDLIEGEFGHAGSIICWTYTHDGKQRKAKELVETVDEEKKLIVLKVLEGDLLELYKNFVITFHVEKKGDDIDLVTWTLEYEMLNEDVEHPLTLLSYFIDITKDMESRLVAKS, from the exons ATGGGTTTACACGGAAAATTGGTTGCAGCAATAGAATCCAAAGCTGGTGGTGATGTGGTCCATGACTTCTTCAGACACACACCACATGATGTTCCCACAGCCACCCAATATGTGCATGGCTGTGATTTGATTGAGGGTGAATTTGGCCATGCTGGTTCAATCATTTGCTGGACTTATACCCATG ATGGGAAACAGAGGAAAGCAAAAGAGCTAGTAGAGACCGTTGATGAAGAGAAGAAATTGATTGTGTTGAAGGTGCTTGAAGGAGACTTGTTGGAGCTTTACAAGAACTTCGTCATTACATTCCATGTAGAGAAAAAGGGTGATGATATTGATTTGGTGACGTGGACTTTAGAGTATGAGATGCTTAACGAAGATGTGGAGCATCCCCTTACATTGCTCTCCTACTTCATCGACATCACCAAAGACATGGAGTCTCGTCTCGTTGCCAAATCTTGA
- the LOC121802806 gene encoding kirola-like → MGLHGKLVAAIEFKAGGDVFHELLRHRPQDISTISPEIVKGCDLHEGEFGHVGSIISWDYIHDGKVKKAKEVIQLIDEEKKLIQFKVIEGDLMELYKDLIITIHVETNGGIDLVTCTMEYEMLNEDVEHPISILSLFIDLTKSIETHHLAQP, encoded by the exons ATGGGATTACATGGGAAATTGGTTGCAGCAATAGAGTTTAAAGCTGGTGGAGATGTATTCCATGAACTTTTGAGGCACAGACCGCAGGATATTTCCACAATTAGCCCTGAAATAGTAAAGGGATGTGATCTTCATGAGGGTGAATTTGGTCATGTTGGTTCTATCATAAGCTGGGATTATATCCATG ATGGAAAGGTGAAGAAAGCAAAAGAAGTGATCCAATTGATTGATGAAGAGAAAAAACTGATTCAATTTAAGGTGATTGAAGGGGACTTGATGGAGCTTTATAAAGATTTGATTATTACTATCCACGTAGAGACAAATGGTGGGATTGATTTGGTAACATGCACCATGGAATATGAGATGCTTAATGAAGATGTTGAGCATCCCATTTCTATTCTCTCATTGTTCATTGACCTCACTAAATCTATTGAGACTCACCACCTTGCCCAACCTTGA